Proteins found in one Geomonas subterranea genomic segment:
- a CDS encoding TolC family outer membrane protein — MTVLALGLLASGSGAAQAETLQDAVQYMLRSNPEVRAQYYNKVAREKEVRQAKAGYLPTMDLTLAAGVTRQHEPTFGTVYPNTAMVSVRQNVFRFFGTQSEVERQEARARAQEYQLGSSAENNALVASKVYLNVLKSEKLLALAQENLTNHLRIHDQVKLRSESGVDRRADFEQVKGRVALAESNLAAAQANLSDSLADYQAVIGYLPGELAEPQSVAPLLPRTKDEAEELAVSGNKALKSAREGVQERTAQHEAAKSLLYPSLDVALDYRWLKDYNDLPGNREEFLGTATLTFNILNGGWNKARIGQTQSEVYEAQEILENTKRQTVQSIRLSWEANRSAQERVKYLDDYVKAAGQTADAFAAQWSIGRRTMFDLLDTQAELINAKASLVNAQYDQKYAEYRIMNGMSRLLPTLGLQAPDQNGRVTTASGTP; from the coding sequence GTGACAGTATTGGCATTGGGGTTGTTAGCCTCGGGGAGCGGCGCCGCCCAGGCGGAGACGCTCCAGGACGCGGTGCAGTACATGCTTCGGTCCAACCCCGAGGTGCGGGCGCAGTACTACAACAAGGTTGCGCGGGAGAAGGAAGTGCGCCAGGCCAAGGCCGGCTACCTCCCCACCATGGACCTCACGCTGGCGGCCGGGGTGACGCGCCAGCACGAACCGACCTTCGGCACCGTCTACCCCAACACGGCGATGGTGAGCGTGCGCCAGAACGTGTTCCGCTTCTTCGGCACCCAAAGCGAGGTTGAGCGCCAGGAGGCCCGGGCCCGGGCCCAGGAGTACCAGCTCGGAAGCTCCGCCGAGAACAACGCGCTGGTCGCCTCCAAGGTGTACCTGAACGTGCTCAAAAGCGAGAAGCTCCTGGCGCTGGCCCAGGAGAACCTCACCAACCACCTGCGCATCCACGACCAGGTGAAGCTCAGAAGCGAGTCGGGCGTCGACCGCCGGGCGGACTTCGAGCAGGTCAAGGGGCGCGTGGCGCTGGCGGAAAGCAACCTCGCCGCGGCCCAGGCCAACCTCTCCGACAGCCTCGCCGACTACCAGGCGGTCATCGGCTACCTCCCCGGCGAGCTCGCCGAGCCCCAGTCGGTCGCCCCCCTTCTCCCCAGGACCAAGGACGAGGCCGAGGAGCTGGCCGTTTCGGGCAACAAGGCGCTCAAGTCCGCCCGCGAGGGTGTGCAGGAGAGAACGGCGCAGCACGAGGCGGCCAAGAGCCTCCTCTACCCGAGCCTCGACGTGGCCCTCGACTACCGCTGGCTCAAGGATTACAACGACCTCCCCGGCAACCGCGAGGAGTTCCTGGGCACCGCCACCCTCACCTTCAACATCCTGAACGGCGGCTGGAACAAGGCGCGCATCGGGCAGACCCAGAGCGAGGTGTACGAGGCGCAGGAGATCCTCGAGAACACCAAGCGCCAGACGGTGCAGTCGATCCGGCTCTCCTGGGAGGCCAACCGCTCGGCGCAGGAGCGGGTCAAGTACCTCGACGATTACGTGAAGGCCGCCGGGCAGACCGCCGACGCCTTCGCCGCCCAGTGGTCCATCGGGAGAAGGACCATGTTCGACCTCCTCGACACCCAGGCCGAACTCATCAACGCCAAGGCGAGCCTCGTGAACGCGCAGTACGACCAGAAGTACGCCGAGTACCGGATCATGAACGGGATGTCGCGCCTCCTGCCGACCCTCGGCCTGCAGGCTCCCGACCAGAACGGCAGGGTGACCACGGCCTCCGGAACACCGTAG
- a CDS encoding transglutaminase-like cysteine peptidase, translating into MNVGIYLKRLTSLSLTAFLAALLLAGTVLPAGNFSVDRSVLQTAERKYGREALRRLTAWEELIARDKSRGDRDKLEKVNRFFNERLRFDNDWDVWGVEDYWATPIEFLAKGPGDCEDFAIAKYFTLKAMGVEDEKLRITYVKALRYNIHHMVLTYYGTPEAEPLVLDNLVDSIDHASRRNDLMPILSFNGSGLWLAKQRGAGKAAGKSSRLRLWQDLLQKMSENRL; encoded by the coding sequence ATGAACGTGGGTATCTACCTGAAACGACTGACATCGCTGTCACTGACCGCCTTCCTCGCGGCGCTTCTCCTCGCCGGCACCGTGCTTCCCGCCGGCAACTTCAGCGTCGACCGCTCGGTGCTGCAGACGGCCGAGAGGAAGTACGGCAGGGAGGCCCTGCGCCGCCTGACCGCCTGGGAGGAGCTCATCGCCCGGGACAAGAGCCGCGGCGACCGCGACAAGCTCGAGAAGGTGAACCGTTTCTTCAACGAGAGGCTCCGCTTCGACAACGACTGGGACGTCTGGGGGGTCGAGGACTACTGGGCCACCCCCATAGAGTTCCTGGCCAAGGGGCCGGGGGACTGCGAGGACTTCGCCATCGCCAAGTACTTCACCCTGAAGGCGATGGGGGTGGAGGACGAGAAGCTCCGCATCACCTACGTCAAGGCGCTGCGCTACAACATCCACCACATGGTGCTCACCTACTACGGCACCCCCGAGGCCGAGCCGCTCGTGCTCGACAACCTGGTCGACTCCATAGATCACGCCTCCAGGCGCAACGACCTGATGCCCATCCTGAGCTTCAACGGTTCCGGGCTGTGGCTCGCCAAGCAAAGGGGCGCGGGCAAGGCCGCCGGCAAGTCCAGCCGGCTCCGGCTCTGGCAGGATCTTCTCCAAAAGATGTCCGAGAACAGACTGTGA
- a CDS encoding type I secretion system permease/ATPase, with the protein MPETQNSKPETQWNLGEDSDRHDDPLLDSLLLVAKLHGLPASRTGVTAGLPLVQNRVTVELFPRCAERAGLSCRLVKRPLERIGQMQLPAILLLHNRQACAVVQRLPESDSFKILLPEAGTGEKTVSRAELEKLYTGFTIFVRPRYRIGKSTSVAREDDGKGNWFWSAITSSWRIYRDVLIASFLINVFALVSTFYILNVYDRVIPNSAYETLWVLSIGVTVVYVFSVLMQGLRGYFVDEAGKKANLHISSMLLQRVLNLRLEARPQSIGSFSNNLREFETILDFITSFSITAVIDLPFVILGLAVIWYIGGGAILTIFLVSIALMLVYSACIQGPLRRAVEKTFAASSQKNAILVEGLAGLETVKMLGAESHVQRSWEDAVSYISTWSARSRFLSSSVNHVSYLVQNLAVVALVVAGVYAIAMRELTQGGLVALVILSRQVVAPVAQVANLATRYHRAKEAYRALDDIMKLPVERPAGKTFLHRPRFKGGIGVKALSFAYPGQTVNALNNITLLIAPGEKVGVIGPIGSGKTTFGKLLLGLFEPASGMVTMDDTDLRQIDPAELRHYVGYVPQDISLFKGTVRENLTLGAADIDDHAIMRAAEAAGVGDFVRKHPMGFDMEVGEFGRGLSGGQRQCVAIARALLLDPPVLVLDEPTSNMDSRAELRLKNNLAADAKEKTVVLITHRASLLELVDRIIVIDNGTVIADGPKATVLEALQRGHLNI; encoded by the coding sequence GTGCCAGAGACTCAAAACAGTAAGCCTGAAACACAGTGGAATCTTGGCGAGGACAGTGACCGTCACGACGACCCCCTTCTCGACTCGCTGCTTTTGGTGGCCAAGCTGCACGGGCTGCCGGCCTCGCGCACGGGGGTGACCGCGGGTCTCCCCCTGGTGCAAAACCGCGTCACGGTGGAGCTTTTCCCCCGCTGCGCCGAGCGCGCCGGGCTCTCCTGCCGGCTGGTGAAGCGCCCCCTGGAGCGGATCGGGCAGATGCAGCTCCCCGCCATCCTGCTGTTGCACAACCGGCAGGCGTGCGCGGTGGTGCAGCGGCTCCCGGAATCGGACAGTTTCAAGATCCTGCTTCCCGAGGCGGGGACCGGCGAGAAGACGGTGAGCCGCGCCGAGCTGGAAAAGCTCTACACCGGATTCACGATCTTCGTCCGCCCCAGGTACCGCATCGGCAAGTCGACCAGCGTGGCCCGCGAGGACGACGGCAAAGGGAACTGGTTCTGGAGCGCCATCACATCCTCCTGGCGCATCTACCGCGACGTCCTCATCGCCTCCTTCCTGATCAACGTCTTCGCCCTGGTCAGCACCTTCTATATCCTGAACGTCTACGACCGCGTCATCCCCAACAGCGCCTACGAGACCCTCTGGGTCCTCTCCATCGGCGTCACGGTGGTCTACGTCTTCTCGGTGCTGATGCAGGGGCTGCGCGGCTACTTCGTGGACGAGGCCGGCAAGAAGGCCAACCTGCATATCTCGTCGATGCTGTTGCAGCGGGTGCTGAACCTGCGCCTGGAGGCGCGCCCGCAGTCCATCGGCTCCTTCTCCAACAACCTGAGGGAATTCGAGACCATCCTCGATTTCATCACCTCCTTCTCCATCACCGCCGTCATCGACCTCCCCTTCGTGATCCTGGGGCTGGCGGTGATCTGGTACATAGGCGGAGGCGCCATCCTCACCATCTTCCTCGTGAGCATCGCGCTCATGCTCGTCTACTCGGCCTGCATCCAGGGGCCGCTGCGCCGGGCCGTCGAGAAGACCTTCGCCGCCTCGAGCCAGAAGAACGCCATCCTGGTCGAGGGGCTTGCCGGGCTGGAGACGGTGAAGATGCTGGGGGCCGAGTCCCACGTGCAGAGGAGCTGGGAGGACGCGGTCAGCTACATCTCCACCTGGAGCGCGCGCTCGCGCTTTCTTTCCTCCTCGGTGAACCACGTCTCGTACCTGGTGCAGAACCTTGCCGTGGTGGCCCTGGTCGTCGCCGGGGTCTACGCCATCGCCATGCGCGAGCTGACCCAGGGGGGGCTGGTGGCGCTGGTGATCCTGTCGCGGCAGGTGGTGGCGCCGGTGGCCCAGGTGGCCAACCTCGCCACCCGCTACCACCGCGCCAAGGAGGCCTACCGCGCCCTGGACGACATCATGAAGCTCCCGGTGGAGCGCCCGGCCGGCAAGACCTTCCTGCACCGCCCCCGCTTCAAGGGGGGGATCGGGGTGAAGGCCCTCTCCTTCGCCTATCCCGGCCAGACGGTGAACGCGCTCAACAACATCACCCTGCTGATCGCCCCGGGCGAGAAGGTGGGGGTCATCGGCCCCATCGGCTCCGGCAAGACCACGTTTGGGAAACTCCTTCTGGGGCTCTTCGAGCCGGCCAGCGGCATGGTCACCATGGACGACACCGACCTGAGGCAGATCGACCCGGCGGAGCTCAGGCACTACGTGGGGTACGTCCCGCAGGACATCTCGCTCTTCAAGGGGACCGTGCGCGAGAACCTCACCCTGGGGGCCGCCGACATCGACGACCACGCCATCATGCGGGCGGCTGAAGCCGCCGGCGTCGGCGATTTCGTCAGGAAGCACCCCATGGGGTTCGACATGGAAGTGGGGGAATTCGGCCGCGGTCTCTCCGGCGGGCAGCGCCAGTGCGTGGCCATCGCGCGGGCGCTCCTCCTGGACCCGCCAGTCCTGGTTCTGGACGAGCCGACCAGCAACATGGACAGCCGCGCGGAACTGAGGCTCAAGAACAACCTCGCGGCGGACGCGAAGGAAAAAACCGTGGTCCTCATCACGCACCGCGCCTCGCTTTTGGAACTTGTGGACCGCATCATCGTAATCGACAACGGCACCGTCATCGCAGACGGGCCCAAGGCGACGGTCCTGGAAGCGCTGCAGCGCGGGCACCTGAACATCTAG
- a CDS encoding HlyD family type I secretion periplasmic adaptor subunit, with amino-acid sequence MKAVKNKGNGVFRRMPEDDVDYVTDIRTSILVQSPRGGRAILWATLALFVIFIGWAAVSEVEQTTRGEGKVIPASQVQVIQNLEGGILSELHVKVGDTVKKGQLLLKIDETRFVSSLEQSQAKSGANKAKAARLRAEAAGSGTLSLPSDVPASIASSERALFESRRAELKHSLEVKQSQIDQRQGELRELNTRLRELNQTYTLYQKEISITRPLVAKGAVSDMELLQLERKASEMKGEIETIKQSIPRIQSKIDESYSAMKELRLNFANKAKVEYNDVAAQVGEETASSLALKDRLDRTLVRSPVNGTVNRILVNTIGGVIQPGMNIVEIVPTEGTLLIEAKIKPADIAFLKPNQKATVKFTAYDYTIYGGLEARLEQIGADSLTDEKTKDSYYLVTLRTDRNYLGTKDKPLPIIPGMVATVDILAGKRTILSYLLKPILKAKYSALRER; translated from the coding sequence ATGAAAGCAGTCAAGAACAAGGGAAACGGGGTGTTCCGCAGGATGCCCGAAGACGACGTCGACTACGTCACCGACATCAGGACCTCGATACTGGTACAGTCCCCGCGCGGCGGGCGGGCCATACTCTGGGCCACGCTGGCGCTCTTTGTCATCTTCATCGGCTGGGCCGCGGTGTCCGAGGTGGAGCAGACCACGAGGGGCGAGGGGAAGGTGATCCCGGCGAGCCAGGTCCAGGTGATCCAGAACCTCGAGGGGGGGATACTCTCCGAGCTGCACGTGAAGGTGGGGGACACCGTCAAGAAGGGGCAGCTCCTTTTGAAGATCGACGAGACCCGCTTCGTCTCCTCGCTGGAGCAGAGCCAGGCGAAATCCGGCGCCAACAAGGCCAAGGCGGCCCGTCTGCGCGCCGAGGCCGCCGGCAGCGGCACCCTGTCCCTCCCAAGCGACGTGCCGGCCTCCATCGCCTCCAGTGAACGGGCCCTGTTCGAGTCGCGCCGGGCGGAACTCAAGCACTCCCTCGAGGTGAAGCAGTCCCAGATCGACCAGCGCCAGGGGGAGCTGAGAGAGCTGAACACGCGGCTGCGCGAGCTGAACCAGACCTACACCCTGTACCAGAAGGAGATCAGCATCACCCGGCCGCTGGTCGCCAAGGGGGCCGTGTCGGACATGGAACTTTTGCAGCTGGAGCGCAAGGCGAGCGAGATGAAGGGGGAGATCGAGACCATCAAGCAGTCCATCCCGCGCATCCAGTCGAAGATCGACGAGAGCTACTCCGCCATGAAGGAGTTGAGGCTTAACTTCGCCAACAAGGCCAAGGTGGAGTACAACGACGTCGCGGCCCAGGTCGGCGAGGAAACGGCCTCGTCGCTCGCGCTCAAGGACCGGCTGGACCGCACCCTGGTGCGCTCACCGGTGAACGGCACCGTGAACCGGATCCTGGTCAACACCATCGGCGGGGTCATCCAGCCCGGCATGAACATCGTCGAGATCGTCCCGACCGAGGGGACCCTGCTCATCGAGGCGAAGATCAAGCCCGCCGACATCGCGTTTTTGAAGCCGAACCAGAAGGCCACGGTCAAGTTCACCGCCTACGACTACACCATCTACGGGGGGCTCGAGGCGCGGCTGGAGCAGATCGGCGCCGACAGCCTGACCGACGAGAAGACCAAGGACAGCTACTATCTCGTCACGCTGAGGACCGACCGCAACTACCTGGGGACCAAGGACAAGCCGCTCCCCATCATCCCCGGCATGGTCGCCACGGTGGACATCCTGGCCGGCAAGCGCACCATCCTTTCCTATCTCTTGAAACCCATCCTCAAGGCGAAGTACTCGGCGTTGCGCGAAAGGTGA
- a CDS encoding amino acid ABC transporter permease: MEEALNFQVIIDNFTYFMIGRYPNGPLGGLGLTMYLAVVSCVLSFFGGLILGLLSLSRYAVIRHPVNLFINAVRGIPLLMVIFWMYFLLPALMGKTVPEATTVIMGLTIFTSAYMSQIVRAGIQGIPKGQTEAAISTGLKPWQAMLYIVLPQGLRNMIPSFVNQFVSLIKDTSLAFIVGVSELTHVGTQINNRTMAFPTEIFIFIAAVYFVLCFAFTSFSRWLEGRLAWRKSM; the protein is encoded by the coding sequence ATGGAAGAAGCACTCAACTTTCAGGTAATCATAGACAACTTCACCTACTTCATGATCGGGCGCTACCCCAACGGGCCGCTGGGGGGGCTCGGGCTCACCATGTACCTCGCGGTGGTTTCCTGCGTCCTCTCCTTCTTCGGGGGGCTGATCCTGGGGCTTTTGAGCCTGTCGCGCTACGCGGTGATCCGGCACCCGGTGAACCTGTTCATCAACGCGGTGCGAGGCATTCCGCTGCTCATGGTGATCTTCTGGATGTACTTCCTGCTCCCGGCCCTGATGGGGAAGACGGTCCCCGAAGCCACCACGGTCATCATGGGTCTCACCATCTTCACCTCGGCCTACATGTCGCAGATCGTTCGCGCCGGCATCCAGGGGATCCCCAAAGGGCAGACCGAGGCGGCCATCTCGACCGGCCTGAAGCCGTGGCAGGCGATGCTTTACATCGTGCTCCCGCAGGGGCTCAGAAACATGATCCCGTCGTTTGTGAACCAGTTCGTGTCGCTCATCAAGGACACCTCGCTCGCCTTCATCGTCGGGGTTTCGGAGCTGACCCACGTCGGCACCCAGATCAACAACCGGACCATGGCCTTCCCGACCGAGATCTTCATCTTCATCGCGGCGGTCTACTTCGTTCTTTGCTTCGCCTTCACCAGTTTCTCGCGCTGGCTGGAGGGGAGGCTCGCCTGGAGAAAGTCCATGTAG
- a CDS encoding CAP domain-containing protein, translated as MKNAVCCFLLFFCCGVAHADSGTLAQQVLAETNVARQNPQRYAQYIREFKRSFIGKGYRLPGSLDVVMTSEGKGALDEAVRFLARQRPLPALSWSPELAKAADELVREQTASGETGHGERGDMKKRIEKYGSWRSSIGENISYGPDTARQVVMGLIIDDGVPDRGHRKNVFDRSFTTAGIACGPHPLYRTICVTDFAGGFKGR; from the coding sequence ATGAAAAATGCCGTCTGCTGTTTCCTGCTCTTCTTCTGCTGCGGCGTGGCCCACGCGGACTCCGGCACCCTCGCGCAGCAGGTTCTCGCCGAGACCAACGTGGCGCGGCAGAACCCGCAGCGCTACGCGCAATACATCCGGGAGTTCAAACGGAGCTTCATCGGCAAGGGGTACCGGCTGCCGGGATCGCTGGACGTGGTGATGACTTCGGAAGGGAAGGGGGCGCTGGACGAGGCGGTGCGGTTCCTGGCGCGACAGCGCCCGCTGCCGGCGCTGTCGTGGTCGCCGGAACTGGCGAAAGCCGCCGACGAGCTGGTGCGGGAACAGACCGCTTCCGGGGAGACCGGTCACGGCGAGCGCGGGGACATGAAGAAGAGGATCGAGAAGTACGGCTCCTGGCGCTCGAGCATCGGTGAGAACATAAGCTACGGACCGGACACCGCGAGGCAGGTGGTGATGGGGCTCATCATCGACGACGGGGTGCCGGACCGGGGACACAGAAAGAACGTCTTCGACCGCTCCTTCACCACGGCGGGGATCGCCTGCGGCCCGCATCCGCTCTACCGCACCATCTGCGTCACGGACTTCGCCGGCGGTTTCAAGGGGCGCTAA
- a CDS encoding bifunctional diguanylate cyclase/phosphodiesterase — translation MTLYRQLIIFTVVLFLLLFTGTWYAKLANTRTFLTNQLESHVQDTATSLALSISPHVAQKDLTVVEGMISALFDRGYYQRITFSDPRGKVLIERTLPVRVEDVPQWFVALVPVKTPEAASDVMAGWNQGGTILVKSHPGYAYATLWSEVISMTAWFAACAIFLLLAAGIGLRILLKPLAAVERQADALCRKEYQLQESLPRTREFKSVVEAMNRMTVKVKEMFEEQAARAEGLQERAYQDPVTLLGNRRFFESQVNADLGRQDQNACGLLLLLRIQGLEALNQKKGLQAGDELLKRVAALLTSSLAAYADTALSRLTGGDFGIFLPNASPSEGGIIAAEIAAQLGRVAMEKIALTDNIGHVGIATYQGNTTLPRLLAEADLALSAALQKGANGWELRAVTGETDTLPQGQQHWKDALVRALDERRITLDAQGVVENAAGRRVLQLELFARIMQENGEALDAALFMPVAERLKLVSSIDRMVIEEALKVDYRRLGVDRIAINLSPTSLEDDAFRGWLYAFLKALPGGAPHVNFEFSEFAAVQHLQRIREFGAAVRECGHGIGLDHYGRSFSKLGYLQSLHPEYVKIDRAYTGELSGGEKDSGFYVASLCSVAHSIDIKVVAEGVESEEQAAMLKELNLDAMQGYFFGRPRPISSYPVR, via the coding sequence ATGACACTGTACCGGCAGCTCATCATCTTCACCGTCGTGCTCTTTTTGCTCCTGTTCACCGGCACCTGGTACGCGAAGCTCGCCAACACCCGGACCTTCCTGACCAACCAGCTGGAGTCCCACGTGCAGGACACCGCCACGTCGCTGGCGCTCTCCATCTCGCCCCACGTGGCCCAGAAGGACCTCACCGTGGTGGAGGGGATGATCAGCGCCCTGTTCGACCGCGGCTACTACCAGCGGATCACCTTCTCCGACCCGCGCGGCAAGGTGCTCATCGAGCGCACCCTCCCGGTCCGGGTCGAGGACGTGCCGCAGTGGTTCGTGGCGCTGGTGCCGGTGAAGACCCCGGAGGCGGCCTCGGACGTCATGGCGGGATGGAACCAGGGGGGGACCATCCTGGTGAAGAGCCATCCCGGCTACGCCTACGCGACGCTCTGGAGCGAGGTGATCAGCATGACCGCCTGGTTCGCCGCCTGCGCCATCTTCCTGCTCCTCGCGGCGGGGATAGGGCTCAGGATCCTTTTGAAGCCGCTGGCCGCCGTGGAGCGCCAGGCGGACGCCTTATGCCGCAAGGAGTACCAGCTGCAGGAGTCCTTGCCGCGCACCCGCGAGTTCAAGAGTGTGGTCGAGGCGATGAACCGGATGACGGTGAAGGTGAAGGAGATGTTCGAGGAGCAGGCGGCGCGGGCGGAGGGGCTGCAGGAGCGGGCCTACCAGGACCCGGTCACCCTCCTTGGGAACCGGCGCTTCTTCGAGAGCCAGGTGAACGCGGACCTGGGGAGGCAGGACCAGAACGCCTGCGGGCTGCTGCTCCTGTTGAGGATCCAGGGGCTCGAGGCGCTGAACCAGAAAAAGGGGCTGCAGGCGGGGGACGAGCTCCTGAAACGGGTGGCGGCGCTCTTGACGAGCTCCCTTGCCGCCTACGCCGACACGGCGCTTTCCCGCCTCACCGGCGGCGACTTCGGCATCTTCCTCCCCAACGCCTCCCCTTCCGAAGGGGGGATCATCGCCGCCGAGATCGCCGCCCAGCTCGGGCGGGTGGCCATGGAGAAGATCGCGCTCACCGACAACATCGGGCACGTGGGGATCGCCACCTACCAGGGGAACACCACGCTGCCGAGGCTTCTGGCCGAGGCGGACCTCGCGCTCTCCGCGGCGCTGCAAAAAGGGGCCAACGGCTGGGAGCTGCGGGCGGTGACCGGGGAAACGGATACGCTGCCGCAGGGGCAGCAGCACTGGAAGGACGCCCTGGTGCGGGCGCTGGACGAGCGGCGCATCACGCTGGACGCGCAGGGGGTGGTCGAGAATGCGGCGGGACGCAGGGTGCTCCAGCTCGAGCTCTTCGCGCGCATCATGCAGGAGAACGGCGAGGCGCTGGACGCCGCCCTGTTCATGCCGGTGGCCGAGCGGCTGAAGCTGGTCTCCTCCATCGACCGGATGGTGATCGAGGAGGCACTGAAGGTCGACTACCGCCGCCTGGGGGTGGACCGGATCGCCATCAACCTCTCCCCCACCTCGCTGGAGGACGACGCCTTCCGCGGCTGGCTCTACGCCTTCCTAAAGGCGCTTCCCGGCGGCGCGCCCCACGTGAACTTCGAGTTCTCCGAGTTCGCCGCGGTGCAGCACCTGCAGCGCATCAGGGAGTTCGGCGCCGCGGTACGGGAATGCGGCCACGGCATCGGTCTCGACCATTACGGCCGCAGCTTCTCGAAGCTCGGTTACCTGCAGTCGCTGCACCCGGAGTACGTCAAGATCGACCGGGCCTACACCGGGGAGCTTTCTGGCGGGGAGAAGGACAGCGGGTTCTACGTCGCCTCGCTTTGCAGCGTGGCGCACAGCATCGACATCAAGGTGGTGGCCGAGGGGGTGGAAAGCGAAGAGCAGGCGGCGATGCTAAAGGAGCTCAACCTCGACGCCATGCAGGGGTACTTCTTCGGCAGGCCCCGCCCCATCTCGTCCTACCCCGTCAGATGA
- a CDS encoding helix-turn-helix transcriptional regulator: MLILLGSANVALLGRWKGLVAEGNQVQETRTLSELKRLVSSGEFDLVLLHRDLVDVAACAELRAAAPGIRLFLLSDRPAPEEGLAFLKVGIVGYANSYIARDNLLEALRAIAGGGVWLGQQVIQQLIMEAAQKGTAAGGERQTVGLMGPLTPTERRVAELVAAGRTNLEIAADMGIVERTVKAHLTSIYGKLPAGNRLSLALLVNRGDPPAGSPAAGAELVPA; encoded by the coding sequence ATGCTGATCCTGCTGGGAAGCGCAAACGTAGCATTGTTGGGCCGGTGGAAGGGCCTGGTGGCGGAAGGGAACCAGGTCCAGGAGACCCGCACCCTGAGCGAACTGAAGCGGCTGGTCTCCTCCGGGGAGTTCGATCTGGTGCTTTTGCATCGCGATCTCGTGGACGTGGCCGCCTGCGCCGAGCTGCGCGCCGCGGCCCCCGGGATCCGGCTCTTCCTCCTCTCGGACCGCCCCGCACCCGAGGAGGGGCTCGCCTTCCTCAAGGTGGGGATCGTGGGGTACGCCAACAGCTACATCGCCCGGGACAACCTTCTGGAGGCGCTGCGCGCCATAGCGGGCGGCGGGGTGTGGCTGGGACAGCAGGTGATCCAGCAGCTGATCATGGAAGCCGCGCAAAAAGGCACGGCGGCGGGAGGGGAGCGGCAGACCGTCGGGCTCATGGGGCCCCTGACCCCGACCGAGCGCAGGGTCGCCGAGCTTGTGGCGGCGGGGCGGACCAACCTCGAGATCGCCGCGGACATGGGGATCGTGGAGCGCACCGTGAAGGCCCACCTCACCTCCATCTACGGCAAGCTCCCCGCGGGTAACCGGCTGAGCCTCGCGCTTTTGGTCAACCGGGGTGATCCCCCGGCCGGGTCGCCGGCGGCCGGGGCAGAACTGGTGCCGGCTTAG